One genomic region from Prevotella sp. Rep29 encodes:
- a CDS encoding acyltransferase family protein translates to MKERLLYIDNIKGFALLIICLSHLMQAVPPLHGRTTIELLMNLTVPLFFFISGILYNPTKFTTIKGYINKKTKSLLVPYLFLSLLFIILCPYIYVPDYLVNQLNYPRYGFLNMYFPTHVVALIEWLVGDIICVLIGLGSRSSMPLWFVFILYLVSITFSVIYKTMQKWVLLIGFFSMLMALFLPNNTILLYLHIKPFFMAFAFYTLGFFYNKHIHHLSYKIKTLGLIISCCLYFAIDLGNANGFVNGNFGNSPLLFVLNVCSGIYILLFFFEILERVKFCNLNYLMLPFQYISRNGLPIIAVHFWAMLVYNVFFRNLFPANMQFLMMCLFVGIIVIVSVPLLNRYISIMQVKTSKRFSLNAK, encoded by the coding sequence CTTCTCTACATAGATAACATAAAAGGATTTGCATTACTGATAATCTGCCTATCTCATTTGATGCAAGCTGTTCCTCCGTTGCATGGGAGAACAACTATAGAGCTGCTGATGAATTTAACGGTTCCTCTGTTCTTTTTTATATCGGGAATTTTATACAACCCTACTAAATTTACAACAATAAAGGGATATATAAATAAAAAAACAAAATCATTATTAGTTCCATATTTATTCTTATCGTTATTATTTATTATCCTGTGCCCATATATTTATGTTCCTGATTACCTTGTCAATCAATTGAATTATCCTCGATATGGATTCTTGAACATGTATTTTCCCACCCATGTTGTAGCTTTAATCGAATGGTTGGTTGGGGATATAATTTGTGTTTTAATAGGACTCGGTAGCAGAAGTTCGATGCCTTTATGGTTCGTTTTTATCTTATACCTCGTCAGTATTACGTTTAGCGTTATATATAAAACGATGCAAAAATGGGTTCTACTAATAGGATTTTTTTCTATGCTCATGGCCTTATTTCTTCCAAACAACACAATTTTATTATATCTGCATATTAAGCCGTTCTTTATGGCTTTCGCCTTTTATACTTTAGGGTTTTTCTATAATAAACACATTCATCATTTATCATATAAAATTAAAACTCTCGGTTTGATTATTTCTTGCTGTTTGTATTTTGCAATCGATCTTGGAAATGCTAATGGCTTTGTTAACGGGAATTTTGGAAATTCTCCTCTCCTGTTTGTGTTGAATGTTTGTTCAGGCATCTATATATTACTCTTCTTTTTTGAGATATTGGAAAGAGTTAAATTTTGTAATTTGAATTATTTAATGTTGCCTTTTCAATATATCAGCCGAAACGGTTTACCAATAATCGCTGTTCATTTCTGGGCGATGCTTGTTTATAATGTTTTTTTTAGAAATCTGTTCCCTGCAAATATGCAATTTTTAATGATGTGCTTGTTTGTTGGAATTATAGTGATTGTGTCTGTTCCGCTATTAAATAGATATATTTCTATAATGCAAGTCAAAACAAGTAAACGCTTTTCGCTTAACGCAAAATAA
- a CDS encoding glycosyltransferase, whose protein sequence is MFLSFIIPIYNCETYVASCLDGIISAGLATDEFEVVLIDDGSTDGSARICKEYERQHSNIRYIFQKNQGPATARNKGLEIAKGDYVWFVDADDSIEPKIVSVLKNLIVADPLIDMVSFSYISQYPDHKEQHEQVASSYVCSGLEYLYQQKDGSYLWNHIYKRTSIGETRFLDGVSHIEDTCFNVQTMMRFARVAVVPDVGYYYNRCNLQSISQNRQLRDRVKANADSFLVYQTLQKEMECAALEQRKYLEKELNFSINAHLYTIMRFDNVRTLKRYVNDYQRMGLYPLKPTGNAKSDLFLWLSNRKSLMFLIMRVGISVKNKRKKYKV, encoded by the coding sequence ATGTTTCTCTCTTTCATCATTCCCATTTACAACTGCGAGACTTATGTGGCATCGTGTCTTGATGGTATTATCAGCGCGGGGTTAGCCACCGATGAGTTTGAGGTAGTTCTTATCGACGATGGCTCAACTGATGGCAGCGCGAGGATATGCAAAGAATACGAAAGACAACATTCTAACATACGATATATCTTTCAAAAGAATCAGGGACCTGCAACAGCACGTAATAAGGGGTTGGAAATTGCAAAGGGAGATTATGTCTGGTTTGTGGATGCTGATGATAGCATCGAGCCTAAAATAGTTTCGGTTCTGAAAAATTTGATTGTTGCAGACCCATTGATAGATATGGTTTCTTTTAGCTATATTTCCCAATATCCAGACCATAAAGAACAGCATGAGCAAGTCGCATCATCTTATGTGTGTTCGGGATTGGAGTATCTATATCAACAAAAAGATGGTTCTTATTTATGGAATCATATCTATAAAAGAACGTCCATAGGAGAAACCCGTTTCTTGGATGGCGTAAGTCATATCGAAGATACTTGTTTTAATGTGCAGACAATGATGCGATTTGCACGTGTGGCGGTCGTACCGGATGTGGGGTATTATTATAATCGATGTAATTTGCAGTCGATTTCGCAAAATCGTCAACTCAGAGACCGGGTTAAAGCGAATGCGGACTCGTTCTTAGTTTATCAAACTTTGCAGAAAGAAATGGAATGTGCAGCATTGGAGCAAAGAAAATATCTCGAAAAGGAACTTAACTTTTCCATCAATGCTCATCTATACACGATAATGCGGTTTGACAACGTGAGAACTCTTAAAAGATATGTTAACGATTATCAGAGAATGGGATTATATCCACTGAAACCAACGGGAAATGCGAAAAGTGATTTATTCCTTTGGTTGTCTAATCGGAAGTCTCTGATGTTTTTGATAATGAGAGTTGGTATATCCGTTAAAAACAAAAGGAAAAAGTATAAAGTGTAA